In Populus trichocarpa isolate Nisqually-1 chromosome 7, P.trichocarpa_v4.1, whole genome shotgun sequence, the following proteins share a genomic window:
- the LOC7491770 gene encoding biotin synthase, mitochondrial has protein sequence MLSIRSTFRSQLRLSSVTLSSLCYSSSSAAAIQAEKTIKDGPRNDWTRQEIKEVYDSPLLDLLFHGAQVHRYAHNFREVQQCTLLSIKTGGCSEDCSYCPQSSRYNTGLKAQRLMTKETVIEAAKRAKEAGSTRFCMGAAWRDTIGRKTNFNQILDYVKEIRGMGMEVCCTLGMLEKQQAAELKKAGLTAYNHNLDTSREYYPNIITTRSYDERLETLEHVREAGISVCSGGIIGLGEAEEDRVGLLHTLATLPTHPESVPINALVAVKGTPLQEQKPVEIWEMIRMIGSARIVMPKAMVRLSAGRVSFSMAEQALCFLAGANSIFTGEKLLTTPNNDYDADQLMFKVLGLIPKAPSFSADEEKACACEAERCQEAVSSSSG, from the exons ATGCTGTCAATTAGATCAACCTTTAGATCACAACTAAGACTGAGTTCTGTCACTCTCTCCTCGTTATGTTATTCATCGTCATCAGCTGCAGCAATTCAAGCGGAAAAAACTATCAAAGATGGTCCCAGGAATGATTGGACACGTCAAGAAATCAAGGAAGTTTATGACTCTCCTCTTCTTGATCTCCTCTTTCATGGG gcTCAAGTTCATAGATATGCTCATAATTTTAGAGAAGTTCAGCAATGTactttgctttctataaagacTGGTGGGTGTAGTGAGGATTGTTCTTATTGTCCTCAATCTTCAAGGTATAATACTGGACTCAAGGCTCAGAGGCTCATGACTAAAGAAACTGTTATCGAGGCTGCTAAAAGG GCAAAAGAGGCTGGTAGCACACGTTTTTGCATGGGTGCTGCTTGGAGAGATACGATAGGAAGGAAGACCAACTTTAACCAGATTTTAGATTATGTGAAAGAAATCAG GGGTATGGGCATGGAGGTTTGCTGTACCTTGGGCATGCTTGAGAAGCAGCAGGCTGCAGAACTGAAGAAGGCTGGTCTTACAGCTTATAACCATAATCTTGATACCTCAAGAGAATATTACCCAAACATCATCACTACAAGATCCTATGACGAACGCTTGGAAACCCTTGAACATGTCCGTGAAGCAGGAATTAGTGTCTGCTCAG GGGGCATAATAGGGCTTGGAGAAGCAGAGGAAGACCGAGTTGGTTTATTGCATACATTGGCAACCCTCCCTACACACCCAGAGAGTGTTCCAATCAATGCATTGGTTGCAGTGAAAGGCACCCCTCTACAAGAACAAAAG CCAGTTGAAATATGGGAGATGATTAGAATGATTGGCTCTGCACGTATAGTTATGCCAAAAGCAATGGTCAGATTATCAGCTGGGAGAGTGAGTTTCTCAATGGCCGAGCAGGCTCTGTGCTTTCTTGCTGGTGCAAATTCCATCTTCACTGGCGAGAAGCTACTGACAACCCCCAACAATGATTATGATGCAGATCAACTTATGTTCAAGGTTCTCGGTTTGATTCCAAAAGCACCCAGCTTCTCTGCCGATGAAGAGAAGGCTTGTGCTTGTGAAGCAGAGCGTTGTCAGGAAGCAGTTTCTAGTAGTTCAGGTTGA